The genomic interval CCAGCAAACAACGGTGTGTTGCCAATTTTAATATTAGTTTCAAGCGCTTAATGGTGCTTTCGCAAGTGCAACAGCTTTAAAAAGTAGGTCAGATTGTATCTGATAAGAGGTTCCAACAAGTCGCTTCAAGGGACAAGCAGGCTGCGCAGTTTTCTGAAAATCGTCTTGCTGCCAAAATACTCAATTAATCAAATTTAGTTGCTAAAATCCCCGCTTGCCCCTGAGCTCAAACGTTGGGTGGCTATAAAAAGGACAGCATTAAAATATGAAATTCGGTAAGACAATTAAACTTTTTCTGATTGACGGTGATACAAACGGTCGATTGACTTGTGAGTTGTCAAATTGGACGGGAAAAGCATATAAGATTCCAAGAAATTCGATTAGGAATTGTACAGATAGACCAGAATTGCAGACAACAGGTGTTTATATGCTCATGAACAGGAATACAGATTTGTCAGAAAAAGGACAGATTTATATTGGCGAGGCTGAAGATATTTTTAGGAGACTCTCTCAACATATAAAGGAAAAAGATTTTTGGAATGACGCAATTGTTTTTATAAGCAAGGATGACAATTTAAATAAAGCTCACATTAAATATCTCGAAAATAGACTTTATGAGATAGCAAGACATGCAAATAGATACAATGTGATAAATTCCCAAACACCAACTCAGTCAGGTATATCTGAGTCAGATAAAGCTGAAATGGAAGAATTTCTTTCAAACATTTTGACTTTGGTTAGTACTCTTGGATTTAATGCTTTCGAACAAATAAGGCAATTTGCCAAAAAAGAGGATTTAGAAACTGCAAAAGATTTGTTTTACATATCCGCAGTAAGAGGAGCAAGTGGGATTGGAAAGACTACCTCGGAGGGTTTTGTTGTTTTTAAAAATTCACAAATAGCAGACCCTGTGACAAATTCTTATCCAAAGACAATGCAAAAACTGAGAGATACTTTATTGTCAGAGGGCGTTATCATAAAAAAGGATAATAAACTGATTTTAGATCAAGATTATTTATTTAGTAGTTCATCTTCAGCTGTCATGATTATTATGGGGCGTAGTGCAAACGGGCTGACTGAGTGGAAATTAAAATCGGGTAAAACATTACAAGATTATGAGATAGGTGAAAACGATTAACGCCACTCAACAAGTCATTCAACCTGACCACAAGGGCCGGCGTTTGACGTTTACCAAGTTTGTCGAACCCTTGTGG from Bacteroidales bacterium carries:
- a CDS encoding GIY-YIG nuclease family protein; translated protein: MKFGKTIKLFLIDGDTNGRLTCELSNWTGKAYKIPRNSIRNCTDRPELQTTGVYMLMNRNTDLSEKGQIYIGEAEDIFRRLSQHIKEKDFWNDAIVFISKDDNLNKAHIKYLENRLYEIARHANRYNVINSQTPTQSGISESDKAEMEEFLSNILTLVSTLGFNAFEQIRQFAKKEDLETAKDLFYISAVRGASGIGKTTSEGFVVFKNSQIADPVTNSYPKTMQKLRDTLLSEGVIIKKDNKLILDQDYLFSSSSSAVMIIMGRSANGLTEWKLKSGKTLQDYEIGEND